The following are encoded in a window of Sphingobium sp. AP49 genomic DNA:
- a CDS encoding SDR family oxidoreductase, with amino-acid sequence MRLAGKCAVITGAGSGMGKAMAERFASEGARVLCADISGAQDDVAAAIGNGAIGLHVDVAEEADVQAMIAAARDAFGRVDILVNNAGFGGGIMPLHEQSSDNWDRVHAVNLKGVFLGMKYGVIAMLESGGGAIVNIGSATGMVGWKGHGVYAAAKGGVSQITKCAALDYAAHNIRVNAVLPGSIWTGLVPMAKDHPEPPPGIFRVPGIPMDRWGLASEIANAALFLASDEASYITGTLLPVDGGYCIGFSGMAAEQG; translated from the coding sequence ATGAGGCTGGCGGGCAAGTGCGCGGTCATCACCGGCGCGGGGTCGGGCATGGGCAAGGCGATGGCAGAACGCTTCGCGTCAGAGGGCGCGCGAGTGCTCTGCGCCGACATCAGCGGCGCACAGGATGATGTCGCCGCCGCCATCGGCAACGGCGCGATCGGCCTGCATGTCGACGTAGCCGAGGAAGCGGATGTCCAGGCGATGATCGCCGCTGCCCGCGACGCCTTTGGGCGGGTCGACATCCTCGTCAACAATGCCGGCTTCGGTGGCGGCATCATGCCCTTGCACGAACAGAGCAGCGACAATTGGGACCGGGTCCATGCCGTCAATCTAAAGGGCGTGTTCCTGGGCATGAAATATGGCGTGATCGCCATGCTGGAAAGCGGCGGTGGTGCGATCGTCAACATCGGATCGGCCACCGGCATGGTCGGATGGAAGGGCCATGGCGTCTATGCCGCCGCCAAGGGCGGGGTCAGCCAGATTACCAAATGCGCAGCGCTCGATTATGCCGCGCACAATATCCGCGTGAACGCCGTGCTGCCCGGATCGATCTGGACCGGACTGGTGCCGATGGCGAAGGATCACCCCGAACCGCCGCCGGGCATCTTTCGCGTACCCGGCATCCCGATGGACCGGTGGGGCCTGGCCAGCGAAATAGCCAATGCCGCTTTGTTCCTCGCCAGTGACGAAGCGTCCTACATCACCGGCACCTTGCTGCCGGTCGATGGCGGCTATTGCATCGGCTTTTCCGGCATGGCCGCCGAACAAGGTTGA
- a CDS encoding TauD/TfdA family dioxygenase yields the protein MNVIHKSRVTFRPVKPLIGALVEADREALFDPQVVAQCRDMLEERTVLVMPQVHFTNEEQLAFTDLLGGRLNLTSEATTDKDEDVYQVTLDRKINRAPEYVLGTFFWHMDGMPMEMPPPLATLLSARRLAPKGGQTEFANTFAAYEQMPEAQRAEIEDLHIIHSVAASLRSIADAIPEAEKGKLAIGIEKERPLVQTHKNGRKSLIVGSTADRIVGMELAYGRAYIARLNEWATQPDFVYQHQWQAGDFVIWSNTGALHRVVPYARDSGRMMHRTSIAG from the coding sequence ATGAACGTCATTCACAAGAGCCGCGTCACCTTCCGCCCCGTCAAGCCGCTGATCGGCGCGCTGGTCGAAGCCGATCGGGAGGCACTGTTCGATCCGCAAGTGGTCGCCCAGTGCCGCGACATGCTGGAGGAGCGGACCGTGCTGGTCATGCCGCAGGTCCATTTCACCAATGAGGAGCAACTGGCCTTCACCGACCTGCTCGGCGGACGGCTCAATTTGACCAGCGAGGCGACGACCGACAAGGACGAGGACGTCTATCAGGTGACGCTGGATCGCAAGATCAACCGCGCGCCCGAATATGTGCTGGGCACCTTCTTCTGGCACATGGACGGCATGCCGATGGAGATGCCGCCGCCGCTCGCGACGCTGCTGTCGGCCCGGCGCCTGGCGCCCAAGGGCGGCCAGACCGAGTTCGCCAATACCTTCGCCGCCTATGAGCAGATGCCCGAAGCGCAGCGCGCCGAGATCGAGGATCTGCACATCATCCACAGCGTCGCCGCCAGCCTGCGCTCGATCGCCGACGCCATTCCCGAAGCGGAAAAGGGCAAACTGGCGATCGGCATCGAGAAGGAACGGCCGCTGGTCCAGACCCACAAGAATGGCCGCAAGAGCCTGATCGTCGGGTCGACCGCCGACCGCATCGTGGGCATGGAACTGGCCTATGGCCGCGCCTATATCGCCCGGCTCAACGAATGGGCGACCCAGCCCGATTTCGTCTATCAGCATCAGTGGCAGGCGGGCGACTTCGTGATCTGGAGCAATACCGGCGCATTGCACCGGGTCGTCCCCTATGCCCGCGATTCCGGGCGGATGATGCACCGCACCTCGATTGCGGGCTGA
- a CDS encoding AraC family transcriptional regulator codes for MDEDRDAFEAINAHMLRFLPELVAELGGQAPASTDMAISYRQTIALIEDAAQALACPDFGMRLALRQRGVDLFGPLGDAMRNAPTFGAAIDYVCSHNYAHSLAASVWLRRFPSVRHVFVGHDILLDGVPNRAQAMEHILLVGHLFAMELTGGRARARRVHFRHQPISPARIYRRYFGCPVHFGQNEDGISFSERDMASPVIDRDAAVFAAVTAYIEREFPHRHPPLHAQVRGIVMQWLWTAHCSNDRVAAELGLHPRTLHRRLTAEGTSFQKIKDEVRRDILRYYLEQTDMDFAHVSEKLGFSEQSVMTRSCNHWFGASPTRLRARLHAPA; via the coding sequence ATGGATGAGGATCGCGATGCGTTCGAGGCGATCAATGCCCATATGCTGCGGTTCCTGCCGGAACTGGTGGCGGAACTGGGCGGCCAGGCGCCCGCCAGCACGGATATGGCGATCAGCTATCGCCAGACGATCGCGCTGATCGAGGACGCGGCGCAGGCGCTCGCCTGCCCCGACTTCGGCATGCGCCTTGCGCTGCGCCAACGCGGCGTCGACCTGTTCGGGCCGCTGGGCGACGCGATGCGCAACGCACCGACCTTTGGCGCGGCGATCGATTATGTGTGCAGCCATAATTATGCCCACAGCCTGGCGGCATCGGTCTGGCTGCGCCGCTTTCCCTCGGTCCGCCATGTCTTCGTCGGGCACGACATCCTGCTCGACGGCGTGCCCAACCGGGCGCAGGCGATGGAGCATATCCTGTTGGTCGGCCATCTCTTCGCGATGGAATTGACCGGCGGGCGGGCGCGGGCGCGGCGGGTGCATTTTCGCCATCAGCCGATTTCGCCGGCGCGCATCTATCGCCGCTATTTCGGATGCCCGGTCCATTTCGGCCAGAATGAGGACGGGATCAGCTTTTCCGAACGCGACATGGCGAGCCCGGTGATCGACCGGGACGCGGCGGTCTTCGCGGCCGTCACCGCCTATATCGAGCGGGAGTTTCCCCATCGCCATCCGCCGCTGCATGCGCAGGTGCGCGGAATCGTCATGCAATGGCTGTGGACCGCCCATTGCTCGAACGATCGGGTCGCGGCCGAACTGGGGCTGCATCCGCGCACCTTGCACCGGCGGCTGACGGCGGAAGGCACGAGCTTCCAGAAGATCAAGGACGAGGTGCGGCGCGACATATTACGCTATTATCTGGAGCAGACCGACATGGACTTCGCCCATGTGTCCGAGAAGCTGGGCTTTTCAGAGCAGTCGGTGATGACGCGCAGTTGCAACCACTGGTTCGGCGCGTCGCCGACGCGGTTGCGGGCGCGGTTGCACGCGCCCGCCTGA
- a CDS encoding magnesium and cobalt transport protein CorA: MTVIAAYLYRNGQRVREVSITERIDCAEDKSEFVWIGVASPTVEEMRTLQQNYNLHPLAVEDAIKADQLPKVDIYGEQLFVVARTAHVEAETIAYGETAIFIGHSHIISVRHGSARGHIELRHALEAVPDRLAHGVDYVLHAILDFIVDGYLPIVEGIEEEVLTMEQHTVDNFLGRDEITRIFNLRRQLIRFQRILGPMQEVATKFVKIDLPCIDPETRPYFSDVRDHVRRVQTMVDDLREVLNSVFEFSNLLEQQRTGTITRQLAAWAAILAVPTAIAGIYGMNFEHMPELKTRYGYFVVLGVILLICSILYRRFRKLNWL, translated from the coding sequence ATGACCGTCATTGCCGCCTATCTCTATCGCAACGGCCAGCGCGTGCGCGAAGTGTCGATCACCGAGCGGATCGACTGCGCTGAGGACAAGTCGGAATTTGTCTGGATCGGCGTCGCCAGTCCGACCGTCGAGGAAATGCGGACGCTGCAGCAGAATTATAATCTTCATCCGCTGGCAGTCGAGGATGCGATCAAGGCCGACCAGCTGCCCAAGGTCGATATTTATGGCGAACAGTTGTTCGTCGTGGCGCGTACCGCGCATGTCGAGGCCGAGACGATCGCCTATGGCGAGACCGCCATCTTCATCGGCCACAGCCATATCATCAGCGTCCGCCATGGCTCGGCGCGCGGGCATATCGAGCTGCGCCATGCGCTGGAAGCGGTTCCCGACCGGCTGGCCCATGGCGTCGACTATGTGTTGCACGCCATCCTCGACTTCATTGTCGACGGCTATCTGCCGATCGTCGAGGGCATCGAGGAAGAGGTGCTGACGATGGAGCAGCATACGGTCGACAATTTCCTGGGCCGTGACGAGATCACCCGCATCTTCAACCTGCGGCGGCAGTTGATCCGTTTCCAGCGCATATTGGGGCCGATGCAGGAGGTCGCGACGAAGTTCGTCAAGATCGACCTGCCTTGCATCGATCCGGAAACCCGGCCCTATTTCAGCGATGTGCGCGACCATGTGCGGCGGGTGCAGACGATGGTCGACGATCTGCGCGAGGTGCTGAATTCCGTCTTCGAGTTCAGCAATCTGCTGGAGCAGCAGCGCACCGGCACGATCACCCGCCAACTCGCCGCCTGGGCCGCGATCTTGGCGGTGCCGACCGCGATCGCCGGGATTTACGGCATGAATTTCGAGCACATGCCCGAACTGAAGACCCGCTATGGCTATTTCGTCGTGCTGGGCGTGATCCTGCTGATCTGTTCCATCCTCTACCGGCGCTTCCGCAAGCTCAACTGGCTCTGA
- a CDS encoding LysR family transcriptional regulator — MQTGTLKLKIQILCGEEIAMGPGKADLLDAIAAHGSISAAGRMLGMSYRRTWLLVDAMNRCWRDRLVETVAGGGRDRGARISETGQRVLTAYRTLEQVAMTATAGQAQEALDALLCPAPRASSTNDPS; from the coding sequence ATGCAGACCGGAACGCTCAAGCTGAAGATCCAGATCCTTTGCGGGGAGGAGATCGCCATGGGGCCTGGCAAGGCCGACCTTCTCGATGCCATCGCCGCTCATGGATCGATATCCGCCGCGGGACGCATGCTGGGCATGAGTTACCGGCGGACATGGTTGCTGGTCGATGCCATGAACCGCTGCTGGCGCGATCGACTGGTCGAAACGGTTGCGGGCGGCGGACGCGATCGCGGAGCGCGGATAAGCGAAACGGGGCAACGGGTACTGACCGCCTATCGCACGCTCGAACAGGTCGCGATGACGGCGACCGCCGGTCAGGCACAGGAAGCGCTTGATGCGCTGCTATGCCCGGCGCCGCGTGCGTCCAGCACGAACGACCCGTCATAA
- a CDS encoding sugar transferase: MSKIDLAIEGTPSRQPATPAFQRNARLWLCLVLLLADMIALAAGFGIGLRAAGVPIVSMEFWQPLSGGILVYATIAFHNQAYNPRCLTGMAMSCRSAGMAFAGTLLIFLLVVFSLKATGNLSRFGISAGLLCSGMLLVVQRVLIVRAVRRNFAEGLFAHLLIVDEATIPADVSGMVIVDAQATGLRADLDDPYMLHRLGMLLRDFDRVVISCPLDRKADWAQMLKGGNILGEIIVPELDPMAPLAVQSCRGQSTLVVARGPLNLANRAKKRLLDILLTVPVLIALAPLMIAIAIAIRLDSPGPIFFRQERIGRGNRLFHILKFRSMRVEQCDSAGAASTRRDDDRITRVGRFIRSTSIDELPQLINVLLGEMSLVGPRPHALGSTAEDQLFWQVDRQYWHRHALKPGITGLAQIRGFRGATETRRDILNRVEADLEYLHGWSLMRDIGILIGTVNVLVHRNAY; encoded by the coding sequence ATGTCGAAAATTGATCTGGCGATTGAAGGAACCCCCAGTCGCCAGCCCGCTACTCCCGCCTTCCAGCGGAATGCGCGGCTGTGGCTTTGCCTGGTTCTGCTGCTCGCCGACATGATCGCACTTGCTGCGGGCTTCGGGATCGGCTTGCGTGCCGCGGGCGTCCCGATCGTGTCGATGGAATTCTGGCAGCCCCTCAGCGGGGGCATATTGGTCTATGCGACCATCGCCTTCCACAACCAGGCCTATAATCCGCGCTGCCTCACGGGCATGGCGATGTCATGCCGCAGTGCGGGAATGGCCTTTGCCGGCACATTGCTGATCTTTCTGCTGGTCGTCTTTTCCCTGAAGGCGACGGGCAACCTGTCGCGCTTCGGCATCAGCGCCGGCCTGCTCTGCAGCGGCATGTTGCTGGTGGTCCAGCGCGTCCTGATCGTTCGTGCCGTGCGGCGCAATTTCGCCGAGGGACTGTTCGCCCATTTGCTGATCGTGGACGAAGCGACGATCCCGGCCGATGTCAGTGGCATGGTGATTGTCGATGCCCAGGCGACCGGGCTGCGTGCCGACCTTGATGATCCCTATATGCTGCATCGGCTGGGGATGCTGCTGCGCGATTTCGACCGCGTCGTGATCTCCTGCCCGCTCGACCGCAAGGCGGATTGGGCACAAATGCTCAAGGGCGGGAATATCCTGGGCGAGATCATCGTACCCGAACTCGATCCCATGGCTCCGCTGGCGGTGCAGAGCTGTCGTGGCCAATCCACGCTGGTGGTCGCACGTGGCCCGCTCAACCTTGCCAACCGCGCGAAGAAGCGGTTGCTCGACATTCTCCTCACCGTGCCCGTGCTGATTGCGCTGGCGCCGCTGATGATCGCGATCGCGATCGCCATCCGCCTTGACTCGCCTGGCCCCATCTTCTTCCGCCAGGAACGGATCGGCCGCGGAAACCGGCTGTTCCATATCCTCAAATTCCGCAGCATGCGGGTCGAGCAATGCGATTCCGCCGGGGCCGCATCGACCCGCCGGGACGATGACCGCATCACCCGGGTCGGTCGCTTCATTCGCAGCACCAGCATCGATGAACTGCCGCAGCTCATCAATGTCCTTCTGGGCGAAATGAGCCTGGTCGGCCCGCGCCCCCATGCCCTCGGGTCGACGGCAGAGGACCAGCTGTTCTGGCAGGTCGACCGGCAATATTGGCATCGCCATGCGCTCAAGCCGGGCATCACCGGCCTAGCCCAGATCCGCGGTTTCCGCGGCGCCACCGAAACCCGCCGGGACATTCTGAACCGGGTGGAGGCAGATCTGGAATATCTGCACGGCTGGAGCCTGATGCGCGACATCGGCATCCTGATCGGTACGGTCAACGTATTGGTTCACCGCAACGCATATTGA
- a CDS encoding polysaccharide biosynthesis/export family protein produces MRTEPRFHHIVLLPLLAMPAMLSAQTATGPTPAGTAAAAVAATPTRASVAPGYLLGPDDRVKISIFGQPDLSTETRITADGTVLLALIGPIPARGKTTTQLAQDIAAGYAGGGYLTKPSVSVEVSDFVSRSVTVLGNVPQAGNYPLDRNYTVASMLAKAGGSTTAGANAVILTPADGSGPVRISLADMSAGAGRPLQSGDILFVPPAEKVYVYGQVQQPGAFSYAPGQTFRQALALAGGPTLAGSTRKIKVKRAGKEVEANLDDPVQPEDVLIIREKLF; encoded by the coding sequence GTGAGAACAGAACCACGCTTCCATCATATAGTCCTGTTGCCGCTGCTGGCGATGCCAGCCATGCTGAGCGCGCAAACGGCGACTGGTCCTACCCCGGCCGGGACGGCTGCCGCCGCCGTGGCCGCCACGCCGACGCGCGCGTCGGTCGCGCCCGGCTATTTGCTAGGCCCCGATGACCGGGTGAAGATTTCGATCTTCGGTCAGCCCGATCTTTCGACGGAAACCCGGATCACGGCGGACGGCACCGTCCTGCTCGCCCTGATCGGCCCCATTCCCGCCCGCGGCAAGACGACCACCCAGTTGGCGCAGGATATCGCCGCTGGCTATGCCGGCGGCGGCTATCTGACCAAACCGTCGGTCAGCGTCGAAGTGAGCGATTTTGTCAGCCGCTCCGTCACGGTGCTCGGCAATGTGCCGCAAGCCGGCAATTATCCGCTCGACCGTAACTATACCGTCGCCTCGATGCTGGCCAAGGCCGGTGGATCGACCACCGCCGGCGCCAATGCCGTCATCCTGACCCCGGCCGACGGCAGCGGCCCCGTCCGGATTTCGCTGGCCGATATGAGCGCGGGCGCAGGCCGGCCCCTGCAATCGGGCGACATTCTGTTCGTGCCCCCGGCCGAGAAGGTCTATGTCTATGGCCAGGTACAGCAGCCCGGCGCCTTTTCTTATGCGCCTGGCCAGACCTTCCGCCAGGCGCTGGCCCTGGCCGGCGGTCCGACCCTCGCCGGATCGACCCGCAAGATCAAGGTGAAGCGTGCCGGCAAGGAGGTCGAGGCCAATCTCGACGATCCGGTCCAGCCTGAAGACGTCCTCATCATCCGGGAGAAGCTGTTTTGA
- a CDS encoding ATP-binding protein — protein MDHDFAAPRPIGAMDWLWSLPRRLAGSGARQQRVIPECAPLLLEEPVAPSFHAAPGTTEMEAPRPLAMGAMAAPIRPISLRRDSIYNAFSTAMPVTDRHGLTGRNSELEKLVEAIVVQRKHAIIFGTRGSGKTSLARVFGDLADEAGCVALYGSASGEADFDALFRPFLTELPMSGTGQERARKLAEGRLDVAGLASLLVEEVRQRSILILDEYDRVRSETAKQDVATLLKLLTDIHSPVQVVLVGIAGDVDGLIAAHPSLRRHIAPQRVSPIPRPELERLLASCADKAGLSVAADGVEALAGAAMGSPYHARLFGMQAALVAEAAGRDRVTSADVDQGLASALEDWAEMSGASHALFTRALRETGSGRRMIALAGVVASQMSAISLDRLLRVAGEILGEHPAMEAEATEALARLQPALVPTPGGELWMFEDTLAPQFLLLMAKQPAPRAAVATPAEEMRAMLRGVDGL, from the coding sequence ATGGACCATGATTTCGCCGCCCCCCGGCCGATCGGTGCGATGGATTGGCTCTGGTCGCTGCCACGCCGTCTGGCTGGCAGCGGCGCGCGACAGCAGCGGGTCATTCCCGAATGTGCCCCGCTGCTGCTGGAGGAACCGGTGGCGCCATCCTTCCACGCCGCCCCCGGCACCACTGAAATGGAGGCGCCGCGTCCATTGGCGATGGGGGCCATGGCGGCACCGATCCGTCCGATCAGCCTGCGTCGGGATTCCATCTACAACGCTTTCAGCACGGCGATGCCGGTCACCGATCGTCACGGCCTGACCGGCCGCAACAGCGAACTGGAAAAGCTGGTCGAAGCGATCGTCGTGCAACGCAAGCATGCCATCATCTTCGGCACCCGCGGGTCGGGCAAGACCTCGCTGGCGCGCGTATTCGGTGACCTTGCAGACGAGGCCGGTTGCGTCGCCCTATATGGATCGGCCAGCGGCGAGGCCGATTTCGATGCGCTGTTCCGGCCGTTCCTCACCGAATTGCCGATGAGCGGCACCGGCCAGGAACGGGCGCGCAAGCTTGCCGAAGGGCGGCTTGATGTTGCCGGCCTCGCCTCCCTCCTGGTCGAAGAGGTGCGCCAGCGGTCCATCCTGATCCTCGACGAATATGATCGCGTACGGTCGGAAACGGCCAAGCAGGATGTCGCCACGCTGCTCAAGCTGCTGACGGACATTCATTCGCCGGTCCAGGTCGTGCTGGTCGGCATCGCCGGCGACGTCGACGGGCTGATCGCCGCCCACCCCTCGCTGCGTCGCCATATCGCGCCACAACGGGTCAGCCCCATTCCTCGCCCCGAACTCGAACGACTGCTGGCCAGTTGCGCCGACAAGGCGGGATTGTCGGTGGCGGCCGACGGGGTGGAGGCGCTGGCGGGCGCCGCAATGGGCTCTCCCTATCATGCCCGGCTGTTCGGGATGCAGGCCGCGCTGGTCGCCGAAGCGGCGGGCCGCGACCGGGTGACGTCCGCCGATGTCGATCAGGGGCTGGCTTCCGCGCTGGAGGACTGGGCGGAAATGAGCGGGGCCAGCCATGCGCTCTTCACCCGTGCCCTGCGGGAAACCGGATCGGGCCGGCGGATGATTGCCCTGGCCGGCGTTGTCGCATCCCAGATGTCGGCCATTTCACTCGACCGGCTGCTGCGCGTCGCGGGTGAAATATTGGGCGAGCATCCCGCCATGGAGGCGGAAGCAACCGAGGCGCTCGCCCGGCTGCAACCCGCGCTGGTGCCGACGCCCGGCGGCGAGCTGTGGATGTTTGAAGATACGCTGGCGCCGCAATTCCTGCTGCTGATGGCCAAACAGCCCGCGCCCAGGGCCGCTGTCGCCACGCCTGCCGAAGAAATGCGCGCCATGCTGCGAGGAGTGGACGGACTATGA
- a CDS encoding GumC family protein produces the protein MTMNPLDLAAAVKARWRTAAMIGGGLFLLIAIVAFIQPRQYLATSSLMLDLSQTDPTATTPDQTRVDVDSIIGTQTDIIRSAKVVNAIAREAGFVDALPKDMPEDARLQTAAARVRAGLLINTGRQSNVLQLQFLDPDPAVAARVANLAAQIYMREQVELRASPARTSAKWFNEQTADVRRRYEIAQKRLSDFQRAHDIIGINRMDLEAEKLKNMSYQLTQAQAEAAAARSKAGAGSVSDIEGSLIVQNLQEQVATQAARVQELGKTLGPNHPSMAAASAQLSELQSKLAAARGSQAGAVAANSVAASRREGDLKSNMASQEDRMIRMSDVQDQLMVMQRDVDAARQTYDTVRQRFNEAALKSQISQPNASLLDEASVPLLPAKPNLLLWLVGGIALGLVGGIAAVVVAEIARPRVRSAAGVTRATEVDVITELMPAPTRTGLFFKRQEAA, from the coding sequence ATGACGATGAACCCCCTGGACCTCGCCGCCGCCGTCAAGGCGCGCTGGCGCACGGCCGCGATGATCGGCGGCGGGCTGTTCCTTTTGATTGCGATTGTCGCCTTCATTCAGCCCCGCCAATATCTCGCGACCTCCTCGCTCATGCTGGACCTGTCGCAGACCGACCCGACCGCCACGACACCCGATCAGACCCGGGTGGATGTGGACAGCATCATCGGCACACAGACCGACATCATCCGCAGCGCCAAGGTCGTCAACGCGATCGCCCGCGAAGCCGGTTTCGTCGACGCCCTGCCCAAGGATATGCCGGAAGATGCCCGGTTGCAGACCGCGGCCGCCCGCGTCCGCGCCGGCCTGCTGATCAACACCGGACGGCAGAGCAATGTGCTGCAGCTGCAGTTCCTCGATCCCGATCCGGCCGTCGCGGCCCGCGTCGCCAACCTTGCCGCGCAGATCTACATGCGCGAACAGGTGGAGCTGCGCGCCTCGCCCGCGCGCACCTCGGCCAAATGGTTCAACGAACAGACCGCCGACGTGCGTCGGCGCTACGAAATCGCGCAGAAGCGCCTGTCCGACTTCCAGCGCGCCCATGATATCATCGGCATCAATCGCATGGATCTTGAAGCCGAGAAGCTCAAGAACATGTCCTATCAGCTGACCCAGGCCCAGGCGGAGGCCGCCGCTGCGCGGTCCAAGGCAGGTGCCGGCTCGGTATCCGATATCGAAGGATCGCTGATCGTCCAGAATTTGCAGGAACAGGTCGCGACCCAGGCTGCGCGCGTCCAGGAACTGGGCAAGACCCTTGGTCCCAATCATCCCTCGATGGCAGCCGCCAGCGCCCAACTTTCCGAACTACAGTCGAAACTTGCCGCTGCCCGTGGCAGCCAGGCCGGCGCGGTCGCGGCCAACAGCGTCGCCGCCAGCCGGCGCGAAGGCGACCTCAAGTCCAACATGGCATCGCAGGAAGACCGGATGATCCGCATGTCGGACGTGCAGGACCAACTGATGGTCATGCAGCGCGACGTCGATGCCGCGCGCCAGACCTATGATACGGTCCGCCAGCGCTTCAACGAGGCCGCACTCAAGAGCCAGATATCCCAGCCCAACGCCAGCCTGCTGGACGAGGCGTCGGTGCCGCTGCTGCCGGCCAAGCCCAATCTGCTGCTCTGGCTTGTGGGCGGGATCGCCCTTGGCCTGGTCGGGGGAATCGCGGCGGTCGTCGTCGCGGAAATCGCCCGTCCCCGCGTTCGCTCCGCCGCCGGCGTGACCCGCGCGACCGAGGTTGATGTCATCACCGAGTTGATGCCGGCGCCCACGCGCACCGGCTTGTTCTTCAAGCGACAGGAGGCCGCATGA
- a CDS encoding WecB/TagA/CpsF family glycosyltransferase — translation MSLEQAIPHQPPRAPIDRPDHAEIAHVGGIPVSTYSLRALIDRMLAEAPLRRMLDQPPLLVFDCNGQGLSMNATDPAFRADLAAADLIHADGQIVVAASRWFRQPPIADRSSTTDMFIDSLAPAAKAGTSYYLLGGEEAVNAACARKCTDMAPGIQIAGRRNGFWRPEEEDVVIDAINAAAPDVLWVGTGKPREQAFCVRNRDRIKAGWIVTCGGLFNYITGDYPRAPMWMQRSGLEWLHRMATRPRELAWRYITTNPHALWLIWKHRHG, via the coding sequence ATGAGCCTGGAGCAGGCCATCCCCCATCAGCCCCCGCGCGCGCCCATCGATCGACCGGACCATGCCGAGATTGCCCATGTCGGCGGCATCCCGGTGTCGACCTATTCGCTGCGCGCGCTGATCGACCGGATGCTGGCCGAGGCACCGCTGCGGCGCATGCTCGATCAGCCCCCCCTGCTGGTATTTGATTGCAACGGTCAGGGCCTGTCGATGAACGCGACAGACCCTGCATTTCGGGCCGATCTGGCAGCGGCAGATTTGATCCATGCCGATGGCCAGATCGTCGTCGCCGCATCGCGCTGGTTCCGCCAGCCGCCGATCGCCGACCGATCGAGTACGACGGATATGTTCATCGACAGTCTGGCCCCCGCAGCCAAGGCCGGGACCAGCTATTATCTGCTGGGCGGCGAAGAGGCGGTGAATGCGGCCTGCGCCCGCAAATGCACCGACATGGCGCCCGGCATCCAGATTGCCGGCCGTCGCAACGGCTTCTGGCGACCGGAGGAAGAAGATGTGGTGATCGACGCGATCAACGCGGCCGCGCCCGATGTCCTGTGGGTCGGTACCGGCAAACCACGCGAGCAGGCCTTCTGCGTGCGCAACCGCGATCGCATCAAGGCCGGGTGGATCGTCACCTGCGGCGGCCTGTTCAACTATATCACCGGGGATTATCCGCGCGCGCCGATGTGGATGCAGCGATCGGGCCTGGAATGGCTCCACCGCATGGCAACGCGCCCCCGGGAACTGGCCTGGCGCTACATCACCACCAATCCTCATGCACTCTGGCTGATCTGGAAGCATCGCCATGGCTGA